From Halichoerus grypus chromosome 6, mHalGry1.hap1.1, whole genome shotgun sequence, one genomic window encodes:
- the LOC118525463 gene encoding killer cell lectin-like receptor 2 isoform X1, whose amino-acid sequence MSDQQVIYSSLRFLQSSSESPNRLRPGGTQRPGKNDGKGFSVTWHLIAVILGILCLLLLVTVALLGTKIFQYIQENHQLGEMIGNLTREHHILQNDSYLKERLLTNMTLEYNILKNESLQQKKEQDLLFADRRCQKENEGKLYENRWSCCGIKCYYFIPASKNWNGCKQTCQSYNSSLLKINDADELAFIQPQTYRNNYWIGLSYDDREQKWKWIDTGPPFGINYAFMRSSGRGQCAFLTPTRIATIECSKTYNCICEERIDDVFSACFNIYKKKREHKRAQAGGAAEAGSPPSRETDTGLDPRTPGPQDPGTPGPRDPT is encoded by the exons ATGAGCGATCAGCAAGTGATTTATTCCTCCCTGAGATTTCTTCAGTCTTCTTCAGAGTCACCAAATAGATTAAGGCCAGGTGGGACTCAAAGGCCTGGGAAAAATGATGGCAAAG GGTTTTCAGTGACCTGGCATCTCATTGCAGTGATTCTTGGGATCTTGTGTTTACTACTATTGGTGACAGTCGCACTATTGGGGACAAAGA tttttcagtATATTCAAGAAAACCATCAGCTGGGGGAAATGATAGGAAACCTGACTCGAGAGCACCACATTTTGCAAAATGACAGCTACTTAAAGGAGCGACTTTTGACAAATATGACTTTAGAatataacattctcaaaaatGAATCGCTTCAGCAGAAAAAGGAACAGGATTTACTGTTTGCAGATAGGAGAtgtcagaaagaaaatgaag GCAAACTCTATGAAAACCGCTGGTCCTGTTGTGGAATAAagtgttattattttattcctgcAAGTAAAAACTGGAACGGATGTAAACAGACTTGCCAGAGTTATAATTCATCTCTTTTGAAGATAAATGATGCAGATGAACTG GCCTTTATTCAACCCCAAACTTATAGGAATAACTACTGGATTGGATTATCATATGATGATAgagaacaaaaatggaaatggattGACACTGGTCCACCTTTTGGGAT TAACTATGCATTCATGCGTTCTTCTGGAAGAGGACAATGTGCATTTTTAACCCCAACAAGAATAGCAACTATTGAGTGCTCTAAGACCTACAATTGTATCTGTGAGGAGAGAATTGATGATGTTTTCTCTGCCTGCTTCAATATATACAAGAAGAAAAG agagcacaagagagcacaagcagggggagcggcagaagcaggctccccgccgagcagagagaccgacacagggcttgatcccaggaccccaggaccccaggaccccgggaccccgggaccccgggatcctacctga
- the LOC118525463 gene encoding killer cell lectin-like receptor 2 isoform X3, whose product MSDQQVIYSSLRFLQSSSESPNRLRPGGTQRPGKNDGKGFSVTWHLIAVILGILCLLLLVTVALLGTKIFQYIQENHQLGEMIGNLTREHHILQNDSYLKERLLTNMTLEYNILKNESLQQKKEQDLLFADRRCQKENEGKLYENRWSCCGIKCYYFIPASKNWNGCKQTCQSYNSSLLKINDADELAFIQPQTYRNNYWIGLSYDDREQKWKWIDTGPPFGINYAFMRSSGRGQCAFLTPTRIATIECSKTYNCICEERIDDVFSACFNIYKKKRCNGT is encoded by the exons ATGAGCGATCAGCAAGTGATTTATTCCTCCCTGAGATTTCTTCAGTCTTCTTCAGAGTCACCAAATAGATTAAGGCCAGGTGGGACTCAAAGGCCTGGGAAAAATGATGGCAAAG GGTTTTCAGTGACCTGGCATCTCATTGCAGTGATTCTTGGGATCTTGTGTTTACTACTATTGGTGACAGTCGCACTATTGGGGACAAAGA tttttcagtATATTCAAGAAAACCATCAGCTGGGGGAAATGATAGGAAACCTGACTCGAGAGCACCACATTTTGCAAAATGACAGCTACTTAAAGGAGCGACTTTTGACAAATATGACTTTAGAatataacattctcaaaaatGAATCGCTTCAGCAGAAAAAGGAACAGGATTTACTGTTTGCAGATAGGAGAtgtcagaaagaaaatgaag GCAAACTCTATGAAAACCGCTGGTCCTGTTGTGGAATAAagtgttattattttattcctgcAAGTAAAAACTGGAACGGATGTAAACAGACTTGCCAGAGTTATAATTCATCTCTTTTGAAGATAAATGATGCAGATGAACTG GCCTTTATTCAACCCCAAACTTATAGGAATAACTACTGGATTGGATTATCATATGATGATAgagaacaaaaatggaaatggattGACACTGGTCCACCTTTTGGGAT TAACTATGCATTCATGCGTTCTTCTGGAAGAGGACAATGTGCATTTTTAACCCCAACAAGAATAGCAACTATTGAGTGCTCTAAGACCTACAATTGTATCTGTGAGGAGAGAATTGATGATGTTTTCTCTGCCTGCTTCAATATATACAAGAAGAAAAGGTGCAATGGAACctg a
- the LOC118525463 gene encoding killer cell lectin-like receptor 2 isoform X2, which yields MSDQQVIYSSLRFLQSSSESPNRLRPGGTQRPGKNDGKGFSVTWHLIAVILGILCLLLLVTVALLGTKIFQYIQENHQLGEMIGNLTREHHILQNDSYLKERLLTNMTLEYNILKNESLQQKKEQDLLFADRRCQKENEGKLYENRWSCCGIKCYYFIPASKNWNGCKQTCQSYNSSLLKINDADELAFIQPQTYRNNYWIGLSYDDREQKWKWIDTGPPFGINYAFMRSSGRGQCAFLTPTRIATIECSKTYNCICEERIDDVFSACFNIYKKKRCNGTWYLFVCLFL from the exons ATGAGCGATCAGCAAGTGATTTATTCCTCCCTGAGATTTCTTCAGTCTTCTTCAGAGTCACCAAATAGATTAAGGCCAGGTGGGACTCAAAGGCCTGGGAAAAATGATGGCAAAG GGTTTTCAGTGACCTGGCATCTCATTGCAGTGATTCTTGGGATCTTGTGTTTACTACTATTGGTGACAGTCGCACTATTGGGGACAAAGA tttttcagtATATTCAAGAAAACCATCAGCTGGGGGAAATGATAGGAAACCTGACTCGAGAGCACCACATTTTGCAAAATGACAGCTACTTAAAGGAGCGACTTTTGACAAATATGACTTTAGAatataacattctcaaaaatGAATCGCTTCAGCAGAAAAAGGAACAGGATTTACTGTTTGCAGATAGGAGAtgtcagaaagaaaatgaag GCAAACTCTATGAAAACCGCTGGTCCTGTTGTGGAATAAagtgttattattttattcctgcAAGTAAAAACTGGAACGGATGTAAACAGACTTGCCAGAGTTATAATTCATCTCTTTTGAAGATAAATGATGCAGATGAACTG GCCTTTATTCAACCCCAAACTTATAGGAATAACTACTGGATTGGATTATCATATGATGATAgagaacaaaaatggaaatggattGACACTGGTCCACCTTTTGGGAT TAACTATGCATTCATGCGTTCTTCTGGAAGAGGACAATGTGCATTTTTAACCCCAACAAGAATAGCAACTATTGAGTGCTCTAAGACCTACAATTGTATCTGTGAGGAGAGAATTGATGATGTTTTCTCTGCCTGCTTCAATATATACAAGAAGAAAAGGTGCAATGGAACctggtatttgtttgtttgtttgttcctgtGA